The region GATAATAGATTAGTACGTAATTTTTTAAATGTTAACTCAATTAAATACAAATTTGAAGAGAACCTATTTACAATACAGTCAAACTTAGAAAATACTATTGAAATAATTACAAAATTTAAAAACTTAATAGCAGATTTTGAGATAAAAAAAGGAACTCTTAACGATGTATTTTTAGCTATAACTGGAAAGGAGATTAGAGCATAATGAGAACTATAAAGACAATTATAATAAGAAATTTAACTAATTTTTGCAGAAATAAAATTCAAATAGCATTCTCAATTATCATGCCGCTATTTTTAATGTTTACTTTCTCATTTGTAATGAAATCAAATACAATAGGCTACAGCAGCCCATTAAACTACCTAATAGCCGGTATAATTATAATGACAGTATTTCAATCAGCCTTAACCAATTCAACCAGCATAATTGAGGACATTGCTAATGGTTTTATGAAAGAAATAATAGTATCTCCCTCTGAGAGATGGCAAATATCCCTTGGTCAAATATCATCAGCAGTTGTTATTTCAGTATTACAGGGACTTATTGTTGTTATTATGGGTTTATTTATGGGATTAAAAATAAGTGTTCTTCAATTTATAGGTATGTTTATTGTAATGATTGCAGTTGGTTTTACCTTTAGTGCCATAGGACTTTTTCTAGCATCACTTTCTAAAAATTCAACTACTTTTCAAATGATAACAAATGTATTACTAATGCCGCTTACTTTCCTATCTGGTGCTTATATACCAACAAATGTTATGCCTAAAATTGTTCAGCCTCTTGTATATATAAATCCTCTAACATATACAACTGCAATATTTAGATACATTACACTAAAAATGTGGAATATGACTAATAAGTCACTGATCAAAGCTGGAGTCGCATTTAATTTAAACGGATTTATAATTAAACCTTATGAAGGATTTTTAATAATACTTGCAATGTGTGCAATATTCTTTGTCCTTTCAGTAAGACAATTTAATACTACAGATTTTTCTAAAGTTAAAGTTTTTAATCATCATGAAAACTAATATAATTACTAATTTATAGTGGAAGACTAAAGCACATAGTTGTTCCTTTTGACGAAGACTCAATGCATTCTATAAATCCGCCATGAGCTTCAACTATGTATTTAGAAATTGAAATTGTTATTAGAAAAAAGATGTAAAATGGAAGGCTAATTATGAATATACTAATATCATAGTTTAACAACACACTCTACTTCAAAATTCTAATATTCTAGATATGTCTACTTATTTAATGACTCTTGTATCTTAGAAAATTCTTGAACTAAACATTTCTTATCTATTTCCTTATTATCAATAATACTTTCGATTACAAAATTTTCAAAAATGTCCTGTGCTTTTTCATTTGTATTTAAATGATTAACTATTTTCTTATAACTTTTGCCAGCTACTTGTTTCTTTTCTGTTACGCTGCTCATTCTTTTTATCAAATTTGATGCCATGTCAGTATTATTATTTTTAAGAGGAGTAGGATATTTATACGGATCAGCTTCAAATTTATTATCAATATAATTTTTAACAAACCAGCACGTAATATTATAAATGCTATTATGCATTTTTAAAGCTTCTTCTAATTCTTTTTCTTTATCATCATATACTACTTTATTTCCCATTCTCGCCACTTTATTAAATAGTCTATATATCTTACCTTTAAGTGCTCCCTTGCTTTCTAATTTTCTTAATCTGCCATCCTGAGTTATCGTATTTAATGAACCATATCCTTCTAACTTGCATATTTCTTTGGTTAAATTTTCAGTAAATTTTATGCCATTAACAATCACACTGCGTGGGGATGTAAATACTATTTTATCAAATTCTTTTACATAATTATTTAAATACTTATAATTTTTGTCTAAATAATTAAAAACGTCTTTTTGCAAATTATAACCCTTCCTTTCTTTCTCTTTTTATATTTTTGCCATAAACTATATATTTTAATTATACCACTAAAAAGTTAGCAAGGTTAATTTTACTAAAATGGAACTTCATAAGCTAAGACTTTCCTATTATTAATAAATCTTTTAAAAGGCACTTCCACCGCCTCCACCACCAAATCCATCTCCACTTCCACCTGAAAAATCACCACTAGAACTGCTATTATTTATACCTGACGAATAGTTTTCTGAAAAATCTTTACTATAATCAGTGGCGTAATAGCTTAAAAACCAATAACTCATAAAAATACTGCTACTTCCTAAAGAATCATTAATATCCTCAAAAATATTCTCACTGCATTCTAATGATATAGCATATGGAAGAACTTTATCTTCAATATTTTGCTTTTTATCCACTTCAATGTCCTTATAATCCTCTAAATATCTTTTATATGCTCTCCATTTTTGTTCTTCGTTTTTATATTCATTCGTCAATATTCTTTTACCAACTATTACAGTATAAAATCCAAGTTTTTCAGCCTCTTCCAAAACACTATCTTCAAAATCATAATATTCATCTCTAAACTCACGACTCTTAGCTTCTTCTTTTAAGTATTTTAACCTAATAACACCTTTTTTATCATACATCTTAAGCCATTTAATCAAAAATTTCTCATATGGTTTAATATTCATTTGATCATAACCTTCATTTATCTTAAAAGCTACAGCATCATAATCCTTATTTTTAAAACTATCCTGAAGAAATGTTATTATCCCTCTATTGGCTAAATCAAGTATTGTAGCTAATAAATCCTTTATTTCAATTTCACCATCTAAAAGTACACTTACTAAGGCTGGAGAAAGATTATCTGGCAGTTCAAAACAATACTTATCATAAAAAAATACATTTCCGTCTCTGTATTCTTTTATTGCCTTCTTTCTTTTCTTACGCCTCATATATATTAAAGTAATTACTAATAAAATTCCTACTACAACAATTGCTATATTCCTTTTTTCCTTTCTATCCTCATTTTCATAATAAGCTTGTCTTTTCATGTTGATTTTCTTAGAGGTATTAACCCAGCTCAGGGGAAAATCTACTTCTGATCCTATAACTTCATCCTTATCAACATTATTAAGCTCAAACTGCAACTTACCATCAGAGTTAAGTTTCGCTGTTCCCCTTTCAGGTCCTTCTCCATAATATTTAACCTTGTTAGTAATTTTATTTGGCAAACTTACATAAACTGTTATATTATCAGTTTTAACATCATCTTCATTCTTATAAAAAACCCACTTAAGTTCACCTACATCAGAAAATTTAGTAATAACATTTTTTAAAGTATACCTTATTACAAAAGCTTTTTTTTCATTATTACTTTTACTATATATTTTTATTTTAGTACTATCCGAATTTTTAGTTACTTCTGGAGCTACATCCTCTTCTTCACCATTGCTCAAAACTTCAGTTGAAATATTAGAAATACCACTGGAACCATTAGTCTTTATATCCCTTTTCATTCCATTAAAAGCACCATTAAATACATAATTATGTATCTCCTCAACATCCATATCTCCATTCGCTTTAACATCAGCATTTATAACTATACTAGAAATATAATAGTTTTCGGAAGCCTTTGCACTCTGTGGCATTACATATGAAAATAATAATATTAAAATACAAAATATAATTGCTTTTTTTAATTTATTCAAAAAATCACCCTTTTTATATTTATAAAGTACTGTCTCATTCGAAATATATTATGCTATTTTTCGTAGTGAAGCGGAGAAAAATTCACCTTGCCTTTATTCTAAGGGAAGTAATAGTATTTTGGAAACAGTTTAAATAAAACTCAATAAGACTTTGCCCGAAATAATGAAAAGACTTAGAGATTTTAATTTGTTTGAGCTTTTTTTCAGCGAGTTATTAAAATTTCTTAGTATTTTCTTTATTTAGGACTTAGTCTTATGAGTTCTATTTAATGTTTCAAAATACTATTACTTCTCAATATTAAGTATGCCGCTTTTTTCTATATTTTCTATAGCTTTTAAAATTTTATCGTCACTTTGAACAAGCGCAATTCTAACGAATCCTTCCCCTTCATCTCCAAAGCTACTTCCTGGAACTACTATAACTCCTGTCTTTTCCATCAAATCCATAGTGAATTCTACGGAGTTCTCATATTTATCAGGTATTTTTGCCCATACAAACATGCTGCCTGCCGTCATATCAACCTTCCACCCAATTTTATTGAATCCATTTATCAGCAAATTTCTTCTACTTTCATATGTATTTCTGACAACCTTAACATACTCTTGAGATCCTGTTAAAGCTTTTACAGCAGCCTTTTGAAATGGCAAAAACATACCATAATCCACATGTGATTTTAGTATTTTTATCTGATTTATAATATATTTATTTCCAACTGCAAATGCAATTCTGCATCCAGGTATGCTGTAGGTTTTTGAAAGGGAGTTAAATTCTATTCCAACATCCTTAGCCCCTTGTACACTTAAAAAGCTTTCTCCAACTTTTCCATCGAATACAAGCTCACTATAAGCATTATCATGAAGCACAGCAATGTCATATTTTTTTGCAAATGCAACCAATTTTCCATAGAACCATCTAGGAGCCGTTGATGCTGTTGGATTATTAGGATATGAAACCACCATAAGTTTTGCCCTTTTAGCTATGTCCTCATCTATACTGTCAAAATCTATTAAAAAATTATTTTTCTTTAATAATGGCATTTTATGTATTTCTGCACCTGCAAGATACGGTCCAACAGAAAAAATGGGATATCCTGGATCTTGTGTTAAAACAACATCTCCTGGATCTATCATAGATAAAGCAACCTCCGCAAATCCACTTTGAGAACCTAATAGTGATGTAATCTCATTTCTATTTAATTGAACCTTATAGCGCCTTTTATACCAAGTTATAACTGCATCAATCAATTCATCACTGTCGCTTATAGCATATTTATAATTTTCTATCTTACTAACTTCACTTTTAAGCTCCTCAACAACATTTTCGTCTGGTGGTATATCAGGTGTTCCCACACTAAAATCAATAACCTCTCTGCCCCTTGAAATTAAGTCTAATTTTTTTTCTTTAAGCTCCGTAAATATAGCTGAAGATAAATTTGTCATTTTTTTTGAACATTTCATTTCATATTTGCCCCCCATATAAATTTATATTTTATTAACAGCAATCCCAGGTATAATAAACCTTTGAAAAATCTCTTTTAATCAAATCTTCACTTGATATAAAGAAATTGGCTATTCCAGAATCACCAAACATAATATCGCACTCACTATCTATATCTAATTGAAGTAGTAATACATCATATTTATTATTTTCTCTTGGATCGTACTGCGTAAAACCAGGATATCCACCAACTCTATTTCCTGATCCTTCAAATACATCATAACTTTCTTTTTCCTGCTTTTCTGTAAATTTAACATTTTTAAATATTTCATTAAACATATTATCATCAATAGAAACAGGCATTTCTCTTGCTTCAAAATTCATTTTACCTTCTCTCTCATAAGGTGGATAAAAATCATCATCTTGAATTGTAGGTATCACTTTTGAAAGTTTAGTCTCATCCTTCTCTACTTTTTCAATATACCTAACAAGAAATCCATCATCCTCATCTAAACCATAAACATCATTAGCCTTAACATAAAATTGAATAAGTCCGCTTTTAGGAAAATCTTTTATACCTGATATATCTTCTAAATTAATCTGTGCAAGAAAAAAATAAGGTTTGTCCTCATTATCTCTTGGATACTCATCTTCACTTTTAAGATAAGGACATCCACCTAGCTTACTATCCCATGGCAAAGTTTCTTGAGCCTTATATGTAATTTCATTTGAAACTTTTATTGTCGGTAAAATTATGTTTTCAAATTCATTAAATGTTTCTGGTATACTAAATTTCTTCATCATTTGTACCATCCCCCTCAATTACCTGTAATAATATATATTTTAACATTTTACCTACTAGATTAAAATTATCTTCCATAAATTATTTTGTATATAAATAATTATAACCCCAAATTATAAAATTTCTTAGTATTTTATAATCTGGGGTTATAATATTACTTAGCTTTATTTCCTATTGTTTAAAAGTTCATGAAGTATATAAGTTGCATCCATGAATTTTGCAATAGATAAATCTCTATTTAATTTATTTATTATTATTGATACTAAATCTGACATATCAACTTCTCTAAACCATTCAGCTTTTTTAAGTTCAGGTGGTATATAAGTTAAATTAGTTGAATAAACTCTAGCTAATGTACCATCTTCATAATATTTTTGAAATTTTTCTAGTCCCTCTGTGAAAAATGCAAAGGTAGTTGCAACATAGATATTTCTTGCCTTTCTCTTTTTCAATTCCTTGGCTATATCAAGAACTGATTCTCCAGAAGCAATCATATCATCAACTATTAAAACATCTTGATTTTCTACATCTCTTCCCATATACTCATGTTTAACTATAGGATTTTTTCCATTTATAACAGTTGAACGATCTCTTCTCTTATAGAACATTCCAACATCTACACCTAAAACACTTGAATAATATATAGCTCTATCCATAGCACCTGTATCAGGACTTATAACAAGCATATTATCCTTATTTTTTATCTTTATGTCTTTTTCTTCTGTAAGAATTGTCTTAACTATATCGTATGTAGGGTACAAGTTTTCAAATGACATCAAAGGAATTGCATTTTGAACATTTGGATCATGTGCATCAAATGTAAGTACTTCCTGTACTCCTAATCTCTCTAATTCTTGAAGTGCCAATGCACAATCTAAAGATTCTCTACCTTTTCTTCTGTGCTGTCTTGATTCATATAAAAGAGGCATTATTACAGTTATTCTTTTTGCTTTACCTCTTATAGCTGATACTGTTCTTTTAATATCTTGAAAATGTTCATCAGGACCTTTATGATTTTCTATTCCGAACATATTATATGTACAACTATAGTTTCCTATATCGCAAAGTATGTAAATGTCCTTACCTCTAACGGACTTAGGCAGTTTAACCTTACCTTCTCCATTGGAAAAACGTATTTCTTGAGTAGGTACTAAAAAAGATTCTTCTGTTCCTCTTTTTAGTTTAATATGTTCATCAATTTTTTCGCCTAGTTCTTTACAACTTTCTAAGGCTATTATACCAAGCTCACCGTTGGTATTATTAAGATTTTGACTTGTATTCATATCCATCCTCCAAAATTTTATATTCCTTAATTAATTCTAGATATTCAGCTTCAGTATGTCAATAGTTATTCATTTACAATGCATAAATAATTTTATCACATAGTAAAACGCCATCAAAATAATCTAGTAAATTTCAATTCTATTTCTTCCCTTTTCCTTAGCAGAATATAACATTTTATCGGCTTTACCTACACATTCTCTTTTTTCATATCCTTTATTTTCATATACCCCGCCGCTTATTGTTACTTTAATATTTTCTTCTAAAAATAAATTTTCTACATCTTCCCTAATCTTCTCAGCTATTACAATAGCTTTTTCTTCTTTAGTATTAGGCAAAATCACAATAAACTCTTCTCCTCCATATCTTCCAGCACAATCTTCAATTCCCAAATCATTCCTTATTATATCACTTATACAAACTAAAACCTTATCTCCTACTAAATGTCCGTAAGTATCATTAATAATTTTAAAATAATCTATATCAAACATAAGCACAGTAAATATTATGCCATTGTCTATATAATTTCTTATAACCTCGTCTAACATCTCCTCAATATAATTTCTATTATATAACCCAGTAAGAGGATCCTTTATAGATTTTTCGTACATGATTTTATTTTCAATTTTTAACTTTTCAGTTTTTATAATTTGGTTTGAATATTTAAATGTAAGTAGATACGTTTCTATAAGTGCAAACGCAAACATGTATATTTGAAAAATATATTTTCCATATATAATACCGTTATTTACAAGCATATCATTTATACATCCCAATATTAATATACTAAGTGCTAGAATCGAAATGACACTTTCTTTTACCTTTTTTATTACACACATTATCAAGAATACTAATATAGCACATATAATTATACCTGATATAATTTGACCTAAAATGGACAATCTATCATAAAATGTATTATTGGTGATAATACAAATAAAGGCAAAGACAGCTGAAAATATTGTTGAAACATAAACTATTTTTTTAGGAAAATCATGAAATATCTCTCTTAAAAATAAAGCATATATGGGTATCCACAAATAATATGTTAACGCTGCCGTCTTACTCAATACTTCAAAAGGCATATTAGGAAATAAATGAATAACTATTCTCTCATTTAAAAATAGACATCTAAATTGTATAAATATACATAATATTGAAAAATATAATGATGATTTATCGCTTTTTACTTTTTTAGATATTAATAAAAACATCAATTCTACAATTAGTAAACCACCAAATACTATTAAATCGATAGAACTATTTAGTATATATTCATTCATAATCTCATCTTTAAGACCAAATTTAATAGCTTTAATAGTAGGGAAAATTTCTCTATATGCTGATGTTTGAATAACTACATCTATGATACCATTTTGAGCTGTAAAATAATAATATTCTGGTAGATATATGGCCTTTTCGCTACTGAAATTTTCCCCGACCTTTCCAACTTGACCTTGAAGCACACCATTAACCCATACTTTTGAAGCCGAAAACATTTGGTCGATTCTAATGCCATAAACCACATTGTCTTGTGCATATATTTTAAAATGCAACGTCATATACTTATTACTTTTTCCATTCAACCACTTTTTTAAATTTCCTGGTACTGTCAAATATTTATTTGATCTCTTATTTTTTAATTGTTCTGGAGTTAAAATACTATTGTAATATAGTTCCCATTGCCCCTGTAAGTTCACAACACCATTCTTATTAAAATCATATTTCTTTAAGTTTATGCTTCCTTTATAAGCTGCAACATTATCATTTTTATTTGAGTATGATATAAAAAGCACACAGCAAACTAAAAAAATCAGGCTAACTAACAACAAACGCTTTTTCATATAAAGCTGCACCTCACAATAATAATAAATAATAATATACTAAAATAGTATATTATTATTTAAGAAATATCAATAAAATATATATAAATTATTTTTAATAACTTTATACTATAAAAAAGGTTTTAAATTAAATGTACTGTACCATAAAACATTCCTGTAAAATACGAACTGCCGACAGTAAAAGCATTGCAGCGAACAAAAAAGACAGTACCCAATATGAATTTCTTCATATTAAGGAACTGCCTTCTTTAATTATTTTCTAATTTTTATTTACTTGAGTTGGCTTTCATAACAGCATATACACAATTCTTATCTTGTGCATCTACAATTCCATCTCCATTTACATCAGGTTTATATTTTCCCCATTGGTCAGAAGTTTTTCCTATACAATTTTTTACTGCGATATAATCTTGCATGTCAACTTTTCCATCTCCATTTACATCGCAATTTACGGTATTAAATGTCTGTCCAGAATATGTTGCATTGTAACTTTGTCCATCCATATTCCAAACGCTTCCACCTAATATATTTATATCTCCTTTTCCAATATTTGTTTTAGCCTTAAATGTTAACTTTATAATTTTATTATCACCATTTAGAGCTTTATCTCCTGCATTTTCTCCATCTATTGTGATTTTACCTGCATTAGACGCATCCACAGAATCTATAGTAAATAAACCTGTATCTGCCGATTCTGCTTTAACATAATCAAATAAATTTGAATCATATTTTACAGTTAAGCCCTGTATAATAGATATGTCTATTGCATTTTTAAATCCAATAGTTACTGTAAATGTATCTCCTGCATTTACTATATTATTATTATCTACATTTATTATATTATCAGTTTCAACATCCATAATAGGAGCTGGCATTACCTTTGCACTAATTGCATCACTCCACTCACCTACTGCACTGGATATTTTTGCCCTTACTCTAAAGCTATAGCTTGTATTAGCATCTAATCCCTCTGCTGTATAACTTGTGTTATTGCCGGCATCTATTACCTTTCCATTTACTTCTATATCATATCCTGTTACATCATTTACTGCATTCCATGTAACTTTTATTGATGTATAAGTTGAAGTGCTTGATACACCACTTACCTTATCAATAGGCAATGTAGCTTTAGTAATTACATCACTCCAGTCACCTGTTGTATCAGAGCATTTTGCTCTTACTCTAAATGTATGACTTGAGTTTACATCTAAACCATCTGCTGTATAACTTGTACCGCTAATATCATTTATTTGTTTTCCATCTAACTCTACATCATATCCTGTTGCTCCTGCAACTGCATTCCAACTGTAGTTTATTGATGTATGTGTTGCTGCTGTCTGTACGTCATTTGATGATATTACTGCTAAAGTTGTTTTAGTTAAAGTGTCACTCCAGTCAGCCATATTATCAGCAGATTTTGCTCTTACTCTAAATGTGTGTTTTGTTCCCGCATCTAATCCTACTGCTGTATAACTTGTGTTATTTCCATTACCTATTACTTTTCCATCTATTTCTACATCATAACCTGCTGCTCCTACGACTGCATTCCAACTGTAGTTTATTGATGATGCGCTTACTGAAGTTGTTATACCTGTTGATGGTATTACCGCTAGTATAGTCTTAGATACTTTATCGCTCCACTCTCCTTTTGTATCTATTGTCTTTGCTCTTACTCTAAATTCATGAGTTGTTCCTGCTTGAAGTCCATCTACTTCATAACTTGTATTACTACTATTGTCTATAGGTTTTCCATCAAATTCTACATCATATCCTGTTGCTCCTGTTACTGCTTTCCAACTATATTTTATTGATGTTGCACCTACTGAAGTTGTTATATCATCTGTAGATATTACTCCTAATGTTGTCTTAGATACTTCGTCGCTCCAGTCTGCTGTTGTATCTGCTGTCTTTGCTCTTACCATAAACTTATGAGTTGTTCCTGCTTGAAGTCCATCTGCTTCGTAACTTGTACCAGTAATTCCGGTTACTACATTTCCATCAAATTCCACATCATAACTTACTGCTCCAGTTACTACTTCCCATGTTAATTTTATTGAACTGTCTGTTACTGATGCCTGTATCTTATCTGATGGTACCTTTTCTAAGGTTGTCTTAGTTATTACGTCGCTCCAATCTCCTTCTCCTTTTGCTGTCTTTGCTCTTACTCTAAATTTATGAGTTGTTCCTGCTTCAAAATTTACAGCTTCATATGATGTAACATCTTTAACGTCTACAACATTTCCGTCTATTTCTACATCATAACCTTCTGCTCCTTTTGCCACATCCCAGCTAAGTTTTACGCTAGTTCCTGTTACAGATGTTGTTATACCACTTACAGGTATTACCCCTAAAGTTGTTTTCGTTATAGTGCTGCTCCATTCTCCTGTTGTATCAGAAGATTTTGCTCTTACCCTATAAGTATGAGTTATTCCTGCATCTAATCCATCTGATTCGTATACTGTACTTGTTCCATTGTCTATTGTCTTTCCGTCTACTTCTACATCGTAACCTGATGCTCCATTTACTGGTGTCCATGATAATTTTACTGAACTATCTGTTGATGAAGCTGTTACATTGCCTATTACTGCCAAAGTTGTTCTTGTTACAATTTCACTCCAGTCAGCTGTTCCCTTATCTGTCTTTGCTCTTACTCTAAATTTATGAGTTGTTCCAGCTTGAAGATTTATAGCTTCATATGATGCAGCATTTCCAGCATCTACTGTACTTCCATCTATTTCCACATCATAGCCTACTGCTCCATTAACTGGTGCCCATGTAAGTTTTACCGTAGTATCTGTTACAACTGTTGTTATACCGCTTACAGGTATAACACTTAATTCAGTTTTTACTATTGGTTCACTCCATTGTCCTGTTGTATCAACAGATTTTGCTCTTACTCTGCAAGTATAAGTTACACCTGCAATTAAATTTTTTGCTTCATAACTTGTACTGTTAGCATTATCTATAATCTGTCCATTTATTTCTACATCATAACCAGCTGCTCCTTCTACAGGTGCCCACGATAATTTTATGCCAGTATCGGTATTTACTAAGGTTATACCATCCTTTGGTATCATACCTATTGGTGTCCTGGTTATAAACTGACTCCAATCTCCTGCTGCCTTAGCTGTCTTTGCTCTTACTCTAAATTTATGAGCTACTCCTGCCTCTAGGCCTGCTGCTTCATATGATGTATTACTACCAGCATCCATAACTTTTCCATCTACTTCTACTTCGTAGCCCGTTGCTCCATCTACTGCAGCCCATGTAAGTTTAACTGTATTATCTGTTACAGCTGTTGTTATGCCACCTACTGGTATAACATTTAATGTAGTCTTTACAATTGGATCACTCCATTCTCCTGTTGTATCAGAAGATTTCGCCCTTACTCTATACGTATGAGTTACTCCTGCAGTTAATCCAGTTGCTTCATATACTGTACTGTTGCCATTATCTATTGTTACTCCATCTACTTCTACATCGTAGCCTGCTGCGCCTTTTACTGCATCCCAAGTAAGTTTTACTGAAGATGCTGTTACATTTGATATAACTTTATCTGATGGTATTACTGCTAATGTAGTTCTTGTTATT is a window of Clostridium pasteurianum DNA encoding:
- a CDS encoding ABC transporter permease, with amino-acid sequence MRTIKTIIIRNLTNFCRNKIQIAFSIIMPLFLMFTFSFVMKSNTIGYSSPLNYLIAGIIIMTVFQSALTNSTSIIEDIANGFMKEIIVSPSERWQISLGQISSAVVISVLQGLIVVIMGLFMGLKISVLQFIGMFIVMIAVGFTFSAIGLFLASLSKNSTTFQMITNVLLMPLTFLSGAYIPTNVMPKIVQPLVYINPLTYTTAIFRYITLKMWNMTNKSLIKAGVAFNLNGFIIKPYEGFLIILAMCAIFFVLSVRQFNTTDFSKVKVFNHHEN
- a CDS encoding ribose-phosphate pyrophosphokinase, which produces MNTSQNLNNTNGELGIIALESCKELGEKIDEHIKLKRGTEESFLVPTQEIRFSNGEGKVKLPKSVRGKDIYILCDIGNYSCTYNMFGIENHKGPDEHFQDIKRTVSAIRGKAKRITVIMPLLYESRQHRRKGRESLDCALALQELERLGVQEVLTFDAHDPNVQNAIPLMSFENLYPTYDIVKTILTEEKDIKIKNKDNMLVISPDTGAMDRAIYYSSVLGVDVGMFYKRRDRSTVINGKNPIVKHEYMGRDVENQDVLIVDDMIASGESVLDIAKELKKRKARNIYVATTFAFFTEGLEKFQKYYEDGTLARVYSTNLTYIPPELKKAEWFREVDMSDLVSIIINKLNRDLSIAKFMDATYILHELLNNRK
- a CDS encoding YwqG family protein, which encodes MMKKFSIPETFNEFENIILPTIKVSNEITYKAQETLPWDSKLGGCPYLKSEDEYPRDNEDKPYFFLAQINLEDISGIKDFPKSGLIQFYVKANDVYGLDEDDGFLVRYIEKVEKDETKLSKVIPTIQDDDFYPPYEREGKMNFEAREMPVSIDDNMFNEIFKNVKFTEKQEKESYDVFEGSGNRVGGYPGFTQYDPRENNKYDVLLLQLDIDSECDIMFGDSGIANFFISSEDLIKRDFSKVYYTWDCC
- a CDS encoding DUF2207 domain-containing protein encodes the protein MNKLKKAIIFCILILLFSYVMPQSAKASENYYISSIVINADVKANGDMDVEEIHNYVFNGAFNGMKRDIKTNGSSGISNISTEVLSNGEEEDVAPEVTKNSDSTKIKIYSKSNNEKKAFVIRYTLKNVITKFSDVGELKWVFYKNEDDVKTDNITVYVSLPNKITNKVKYYGEGPERGTAKLNSDGKLQFELNNVDKDEVIGSEVDFPLSWVNTSKKINMKRQAYYENEDRKEKRNIAIVVVGILLVITLIYMRRKKRKKAIKEYRDGNVFFYDKYCFELPDNLSPALVSVLLDGEIEIKDLLATILDLANRGIITFLQDSFKNKDYDAVAFKINEGYDQMNIKPYEKFLIKWLKMYDKKGVIRLKYLKEEAKSREFRDEYYDFEDSVLEEAEKLGFYTVIVGKRILTNEYKNEEQKWRAYKRYLEDYKDIEVDKKQNIEDKVLPYAISLECSENIFEDINDSLGSSSIFMSYWFLSYYATDYSKDFSENYSSGINNSSSSGDFSGGSGDGFGGGGGGSAF
- a CDS encoding aminotransferase class I/II-fold pyridoxal phosphate-dependent enzyme is translated as MKCSKKMTNLSSAIFTELKEKKLDLISRGREVIDFSVGTPDIPPDENVVEELKSEVSKIENYKYAISDSDELIDAVITWYKRRYKVQLNRNEITSLLGSQSGFAEVALSMIDPGDVVLTQDPGYPIFSVGPYLAGAEIHKMPLLKKNNFLIDFDSIDEDIAKRAKLMVVSYPNNPTASTAPRWFYGKLVAFAKKYDIAVLHDNAYSELVFDGKVGESFLSVQGAKDVGIEFNSLSKTYSIPGCRIAFAVGNKYIINQIKILKSHVDYGMFLPFQKAAVKALTGSQEYVKVVRNTYESRRNLLINGFNKIGWKVDMTAGSMFVWAKIPDKYENSVEFTMDLMEKTGVIVVPGSSFGDEGEGFVRIALVQSDDKILKAIENIEKSGILNIEK
- a CDS encoding sensor domain-containing diguanylate cyclase gives rise to the protein MKKRLLLVSLIFLVCCVLFISYSNKNDNVAAYKGSINLKKYDFNKNGVVNLQGQWELYYNSILTPEQLKNKRSNKYLTVPGNLKKWLNGKSNKYMTLHFKIYAQDNVVYGIRIDQMFSASKVWVNGVLQGQVGKVGENFSSEKAIYLPEYYYFTAQNGIIDVVIQTSAYREIFPTIKAIKFGLKDEIMNEYILNSSIDLIVFGGLLIVELMFLLISKKVKSDKSSLYFSILCIFIQFRCLFLNERIVIHLFPNMPFEVLSKTAALTYYLWIPIYALFLREIFHDFPKKIVYVSTIFSAVFAFICIITNNTFYDRLSILGQIISGIIICAILVFLIMCVIKKVKESVISILALSILILGCINDMLVNNGIIYGKYIFQIYMFAFALIETYLLTFKYSNQIIKTEKLKIENKIMYEKSIKDPLTGLYNRNYIEEMLDEVIRNYIDNGIIFTVLMFDIDYFKIINDTYGHLVGDKVLVCISDIIRNDLGIEDCAGRYGGEEFIVILPNTKEEKAIVIAEKIREDVENLFLEENIKVTISGGVYENKGYEKRECVGKADKMLYSAKEKGRNRIEIY